A single genomic interval of Nycticebus coucang isolate mNycCou1 chromosome 21, mNycCou1.pri, whole genome shotgun sequence harbors:
- the LOC128573683 gene encoding beta-catenin-like protein 1: protein MDVGDLLSYQPNRGTKRPRDDEEAEQKMHWKQAGTRERGRYREEEMPVVEEADDKKRLLQITDQEEEPLDETSVKKMILAFEKRLYKNQELRIKFPDNPEKFLESELDLNDIIHKMHVVATMPDLYRLLVELNAVQSLLRLLGHDNTDVSIAAVDLLQELTDIDTLRESKEGVDVLIGALVDRQVVTLLVQNLERLDESVKEEADGVHNTLAIIENMAEFRPEVCTDGAQQGLLQWLLKRLKAKMPFDANKLYCSEVLAILLQDNDDNRELLGELDGIDVLLQQLSVFKRRNPGTAEEQEMMENLFDSLCSCLMLSSNRERFLKGEGLQLMNLMLRENKISRSSALKVLDHAMIGPEGTDNCHKFIDILGLRTIFPLFMKSPRKIKKVGTTEKEYEEHVCSILASLLRNLRGQQRTRLLNKFTEKDSEKVDRLMELHFKYMNAVQLSDKKIEGEKHDMVQCGEIIDNDTEDEFYLRRLDAGLFVLQHICYIMAEICNANVPQIRQRVHQILNMRGSSIHIVRHIIKEYAENIGDGRGPEFRENEQKRILGLLENI from the exons ATGGATGTGGGCGACCTTCTGAGTTACCAGCCCAACAGGGGCACAAAACGTCCCCGGGATGATGAAGAGGCAGAGCAGAAAATGCACTGGAAGCAAGCAGGAACTCGAGAACGTGGCCGCTATCGGGAAGAGGAAATGCCTGTGGTGGAAGAAGCAGATGACAAGAAAAGGCTGCTTCAGATCACTGACCAGGAGGAGGAGCCACTGGATGAAACCTCAGTGAAGAAAATGATCCTCGCATTTGAAAAGAGATTGTACAAAAACCAAGAATTGCGGATTAAGTTTCCAGACAATCCGGAGAAGTTCCTGGAATCTGAGCTGGACCTAAATGACATCATTCACAAAATGCACGTGGTGGCCACCATGCCAGACCTGTACCGCCTTCTGGTGGAGCTGAATGCTGTGCAGTCACTTCTCAGGTTGCTTGGACATGATAACACAGATGTGTCCATAGCAGCGGTTGATTTGCTTCAGGAATTGACAGATATAGACACCCTCCGTGAGAGTAAAGAGGGAGTGGATGTACTCATCGGTGCTCTGGTGGACAGGCAGGTGGTAACACTGCTGGTACAGAATCTGGAGCGCCTGGACGAGTCTGTGAAAGAGGAGGCAGACGGTGTCCATAACACTCTGGCTATTATAGAAAACATGGCAGAGTTCCGACCTGAGGTGTGTACAGACGGTGCCCAGCAGGGTCTTCTGCAGTGGCTGTTGAAGAGGCTGAAGGCAAAGATGCCTTTCGATGCCAACAAACTGTATTGCAGTGAAGTGCTGGCCATATTGCTCCAGGACAACGATGATAACAGGGAATTGCTTGGGGAGCTGGATGGAATTGATGTGCTTCTTCAGCAGTTATCCGTGTTTAAAAGACGCAATCCCGGTACAGCTGAAGAGCAGGAGATGATGGAGAATCTGTTCGATTCGCTCTGCTCCTGCCTAATGCTCAGTTCCAATCGCGAGCGCTTCCTGAAGGGTGAGGGTCTTCAGCTGATGAATCTCATGCTCAGAGAAAACAAGATCTCCCGGAGCAGTGCCCTGAAAGTGCTGGACCATGCTATGATTGGGCCCGAGGGCACGGACAACTGTCATAAATTTATTGACATTCTTGGCTTACGAACCATCTTTCCCCTCTTTATGAAATCTCCCAGGAAGATCAAGAAAGTGGGAACCACTGAGAAGGAATACGAAGAGCACGTCTGTTCCATCTTGGCTTCCCTCCTGCGGAACCTGAGAGGGCAGCAGCGAACCCGGCTTCTGAACAAATTCACTGAAAAGGACAGTGAAAAGGTTGATAGACTAATGGagttgcattttaaatatatgaatgcAGTGCAGCTATCAGACAAGAAGATTGAAGGGGAAAAACACGACATGGTCCAGTGTGGGGAGATCATAGACAATGACACTGAGGATGAGTTCTACCTCCGGCGCCTGGATGCAGGGCTCTTTGTTCTCCAGCACATCTGCTACATCATGGCTGAGATCTGCAATGCCAATGTCCCTCAG ATTCGCCAGAGGGTTCACCAGATCCTGAACATGCGAGGAAGCTCCATCCACATTGTCAGGCACATCATCAAGGAGTATGCAGAGAACATCGGGGACGGCCGGGGCCCAGAGTTCCGGGAGAATGAGCAGAAGCGCATCCTTGGCCTGCTGGAGAACATCTAG